In Apodemus sylvaticus chromosome 7, mApoSyl1.1, whole genome shotgun sequence, the sequence GACTTCATCATGTCCCTGGGGGACAATTTCTACTTCACCGGTGTACATGATGCCAATGATAAGAGGTTCCAGGTACGTGCTCATCAGAGTCAGAGGTGACAGCCAGCGGGGAGGTCACTCCACCCTGGGACCTGCCTCTGGggagggcaggaggcagagaactCCTTCAGGCACCCCGGACTCCCGATGGTTCCCCTGCCCTTGGTTTCTGATTCGGTGGAAGCCACAGAGTGGCTAGTGACCCCAGAGGAGGGACGCCCTTACTGTCTGTCACAGGAGACCTTTGAGGACGTGTTCTCTGACCGCGCCCTTCGGAACATCCCCTGGTACGTGCTGGCTGGAAACCACGATCACCTTGGCAATGTCTCGGCACAGATTGCCTACTCCAAGATCTCCAAGCGCTGGTGagccttccctctgtccctgaAGAGGCTGTCTGCCTGCCACTCAGGGACAAGGAGTCCCTTTGGCTTTGGGGAGACtcttttttaattgtgttttattAATTGGGGGGTCTCGGGGCGCGCAACACAAtgtgtgcaggccagaggacaGACTATGGAATCACTTTTCTTCTCCTGTGCGGCTGCCGGGGATGGAGTTTAGGTCACCGGTGCTTTCTTTACTCTCTGAACCACAGAGGCAGTGCCCTCCGAAGgtctgggttttcttttgttttgttaaaacagGGCGTTGTGTAGTCctcactggccttgaactggctatgtagccaaggataatcttgaacccctgatcctgCTGTCTCCAGCTCCCAAGGGGTAGGATTTCAGACACGCACCCCCACGCTCagttgcttgtttttgagatgggatcttgcTCTGCAGTCTTGGCTGGTCTCAAAATTAAGATTCTCTTGCCCCGGCCTCCAGAGGTGGCAGACACATGCCACTGTGCCTAGCCAGAGAAGCCTTTTGAGGTGGAGGGGCATTCTCAGTCAGGAAAGCACTCGGTaagcaagcacaaggacctgagttcagtccacgGTCTGGGTTAAAGGAACTATGGAGGCACGTGCCTGTGTCACAGggctgggaggcggaggcagaggatCCTGGGGCTCGGTGGCTGGAGGCCAggctagccagcctagctgaatccGTGGGCCCCACAACTCAGGGAGATCCCTGTCTCAGAAAGCGAAGTGGCTCTGTGGATACAAGAGCCTTGCAAacctgaggacccgagttcaatcctgGGAACCCATCCCGAAAAGAGATCCCATTACCAGAAGTTGTCCTCAGACCCTCACCCACGCATCCTAAtaatcaaaaatggaaaaaacaaacaaacaaacaaacaaaactaaaaatgtaGGCAGGGTCGGCAGGGTGGtaggggagacaggaggatggatggatggaggggcTCCCTGGGTTGCAGCCTAGTCCCGGGATGGGATACACGCCGGGGTCAACAAGAGACCTTGTGTCAAATGAACAAGGTGGAGAGTGGCAGAGGACACTAAGTCCCCTGCAGTGGCTTCCGTGGATGCATGGGcgtgcccaccccaccccacatatAGAAATATGACAGAAAACTCAAGATGAACAACAGCTCAACCTGACCACTCCAATTTCTAtgcccatgtgcacacatgaatatatgtgagcatagacacacacacacatatacacacacacatttaaaaagaggTCCTTTGCCTCTGGGTTTGtttcccaacacccatatggtagcgcacaaccatctgtaactctagtcccaaagGATCTTTCTCAGGCCTCCCTCCAAGGGCACAGCGtgcacgtggtacacagacacacattcaggcaagCATTCAAGtgtataaaatgagaaaataaagaataaaatctaaaaagaaatgtttttaagatttttatttaaacaaatgaaaacGGGAGGTCCTTTGGCCAGAACCAACCTTAGTGTGTCTCTGCTGAAAAGGTTTTTACCCACGGCTTCTGTCCCCTGCACAGGAACTTTCCCAGCCCTTACTACCGTTTGCGCTTCAAAATTCCGCGTACGAACGTAACTGTGGCCATCTTCATGCTGGACACGGTGATGCTGTGTGGCAACTCGGATGACTTTGCCAGTCAGCAGCCCAAAATGCCGCGAGACCTGGGAGTGGCCCGCACTCAGCTGTCCTGGCTCAAAAAGCAGCTGGCAGCAGCCAAGGAGGACTACGTTTTGGTGGCCGGCCACTACCCCATCTGGTCCATCGCCGAGCACGGACCCACCCGCTGCCTCGTCAAGAACTTGCGGCCGTTGTTGGCCACGTACGGGGTCACTGCCTACCTGTGTGGACATGACCACAACCTGCAGGTGAGGGCTCTGTGGATAGGATGGGCAATCAGGCAAGGGGTTCTTACTATACTGCAAGGCGCCACATGGCTACACTCTTGTTCAGAGGGCTTATACGGAATACTGGACACCCCAgcgaggggctgggggcgtggctcagccgTAGAGCCCTAACCTAGAATCCCCCAgcgaggggctgggggcgtggctcagccgTAGAGCCCTAACCTAGAATTCCCCAgcgaggggctgggggcgtgactcccacctagaatcccccagtgaggaccTGAGACTGGGActcagagtgcttgcctaccaaGCAGGAACCCATGGATTCCATCCTCAACACCTCCAAAGGCAAAATGTTCCCTAAAGCCAAAGTAACTCCCAGTTGTGCCTGTGAAGTAGGATCCACTCCTGTAGACGGGGAAACTGAAGCGAAGAGAGGCTCTCCACCTCAGCTTTGTGGTCAGGGGTAGACCTGTCCCCCACCAACCTTGTATCCTTTGCCCCCAGTATCTTCAGGACGAGAACGGGGTCGGCTATGTGCTGAGTGGCGCCGGCAATTTCATGGATCCCTCTGTGCGACATCAACGAAAGGTCCCCAACGGCTACCTGCGCTTTCACTACGGATCTGAGGATTCCCTGGGCGGCTTCACCTATGTGGAGATTAGCTCCAAAGACATGAGTATCACATATGTAGAGGCCTCTGGAAAATCACTCTTTAAGACCAGCCTTCCCAGGCGACCCAGACCCTGAACACGGGTCTACAAGGGTCCGAGGGAGGAAGCCTCTGCAGGCACGGCGGTGGGTGGGCCCTGTGAGGACCTCACCCACGGGCAGCGtgttctctgccctggtactctGGCAGAGTGGGAAGGGGAACCAAGAGGCATACTTACAGGAGAGAAGTGTGCTCACACCAACTGGCCCTCACAGCCCGCCTCACCCCTCAGGTTTTGGGGTACAGCTTTCTTGGGAGCAGGGCTTTCTTTTAAGTCAAGCGTCTTACTGTCACTGTTATTCAATAAAACAATAGTTGATGAGGCTGTACTTTGTCTCCAGGATGGGTGTGTCATCAAGGTTAAAATGCGTGTGTGTTCACGGGTGGTAGACGCGTGGAAGTTAGAGGTCACTTTCTGGGGGtctgctccctcctcccaccatgtgggtcccagggatcaagcaCAACAGGTTCCCCTGGATGGCAgacgccatctctccagccctcccttctAGCTCTTAGTCTGATATTTAGCCAGCTAACATTATACCTGGGCATTAGCCCTCCGGCCGCAGCTATGAGTCTGGGAAATCCAGGAGCCGTGGAA encodes:
- the Acp5 gene encoding tartrate-resistant acid phosphatase type 5, with protein sequence MDARMVLLALQIVSLSLLAHCTAPPSTLRFVAVGDWGGVPNAPFHTAREMANAKEIARTVQMMGADFIMSLGDNFYFTGVHDANDKRFQETFEDVFSDRALRNIPWYVLAGNHDHLGNVSAQIAYSKISKRWNFPSPYYRLRFKIPRTNVTVAIFMLDTVMLCGNSDDFASQQPKMPRDLGVARTQLSWLKKQLAAAKEDYVLVAGHYPIWSIAEHGPTRCLVKNLRPLLATYGVTAYLCGHDHNLQYLQDENGVGYVLSGAGNFMDPSVRHQRKVPNGYLRFHYGSEDSLGGFTYVEISSKDMSITYVEASGKSLFKTSLPRRPRP